One window of Cucurbita pepo subsp. pepo cultivar mu-cu-16 chromosome LG19, ASM280686v2, whole genome shotgun sequence genomic DNA carries:
- the LOC111780958 gene encoding uncharacterized protein LOC111780958, translating into MRKRDLAILMLSAFAIFFSLQHEGHFSFREAWMHLTDEYPIKYEGDRLPPPIVADLNGDGKKEVLVATHDAKIMVLEPHSRRVDEGFSNARVLTEVSLLPDKVRVSSGRRPVAMATGIIYRHPRHGQPVTQVLVVVTSGWSVMCFDHNLKKLWETNLQEDFPHNAHHREIAISISNYTLKHGDSGLVIVGGRMEMQPRIFMDPFEEFGIGEKKAEQHRRSATEKETSENSGAVHLRHFAFYAFAGRSGVLRWSRKNENIEAHSSDASQLTPQHNYRLDVHSLNARHPGEFECRQFRESVLGVMPHHWDRREDTVLELAHFRRHKRKMLKKTSGKSINFPFHKPEENHPPGKDSSKRIPKIIGTAANIAGSAKTKKRLPYVPTITNYTKLWWLPNVVVAHQKEGIEALHLASGRTVCKVHLQEGGLHADINGDGVLDHVQAVGGNGAERTVVTGSMEVIQPCWAIATSGVPVREQLFNASICHFSPFNFFQHGELSKFGRIPDIGSLEVATPIIIPREDGLRHRKGSHGDVVFLTNRGEVTSYSPGLHGHGADWQWQILTGASWSNLPSPSGMMEAGTVIPTLKTIYLRAHDDRAMVLAAGEQEAIVISPGGSIQASIDLPASPTHALICEDFSNDGLTDIILVTSTGVYGFVQTRQPGALFFSTLVGCLILVMGVIFVIQHLNSIKGKPRPSTNW; encoded by the exons ATGAGGAAGCGAGATTTAGCCATTCTCATGCTATCAGCCTTcgctatttttttctctcttcag CATGAAGGCCATTTCTCGTTCAGGGAGGCGTGGATGCATCTCACTGATGAGTACCCAATCAAGTATGAAGGTGATCGTCTCCCGCCACCTATCGTCGCCGATCTTAATGGTGATGGAAAGAAGGAGGTTCTTGTGGCGACACACGATGCTAAAATTATG GTTTTGGAACCCCATAGTAGGCGAGTGGATGAGGGATTTAGTAATGCACGTGTGCTGACAGAGGTCTCTTTGTTGCCTGATAAAGTACGCGTTTCATCTGGTAGACGTCCAGTAGCCATGGCTACTGGAATTATTTATCGGCATCCCAGACATGGTCAACCAGTGACTCaggttcttgttgttgttacATCTGGTTGGTCTGTAATGTGCTTTGATCACAATCTCAAGAAGTTATGGGAAACAAATCTGcag GAGGATTTTCCACATAATGCTCACCACAGAGAGATAGCAATCTCGATAAGCAATTATACCCTAAAGCATGGTGATTCAGGATTGGTTATTGTTGGTGGGAGAATGGAAATGCAGCCACGT ATTTTTATGGATCCCTTTGAAGAATTTGgaattggagaaaagaaagcTGAGCAGCATAGAAGAAGTGCTACGGAAAAGGAG ACTTCTGAGAACTCTGGGGCAGTACATTTACGCCATTTTGCATTTTATGCATTTGCTGGTCGATCTGGTGTGCTACGATGGAGCAGGAAGAATGAG AACATTGAGGCACATTCTTCAGATGCATCACAGTTAACTCCACAGCATAATTACAGGCTCGATGTTCATTCTCTGAATGCTCGACATCCTGGAGAG TTTGAGTGCAGGCAATTTAGAGAATCGGTCCTTGGAGTTATGCCACACCACTGG GATAGGAGAGAAGACACTGTGCTAGAGTTGGCACACTTCAGGCgacataaaaggaaaatgctGAAGAAAACATCTggaaaatcaattaattttccttttcacaAGCCTGAGGAAAACCATCCTCCTGGGAAGGACTCGAGTAAAAGGATTCCTAAAATTATTGGCACTGCTGCAAATATTGCTGGTTCAGCAAAAACTAAGAAG CGTCTTCCATATGTTCCTACCATAACTAACTATACCAAGCTTTGGTGGCTTCCTAATGTTGTCGTGGCTCATCAAAAAGAAGGTATAGAAGCTCTGCATTTGGCATCTGGCCGCACTGTTTGCAAG GTACATCTTCAAGAAGGTGGTTTGCATGCtgatatcaatggagatggaGTCCTTGATCATGTTCAG GCTGTTGGAGGAAATGGTGCTGAGCGCACTGTGGTTACGGGATCAATGGAAGTTATTCAACCATGTTGGGCTATTGCAACCTCTGGGGTACCTGTACgagaacaactctttaatgCTTCCATATGCCATTTTTCCCCTTTTAACTTCTTCCAACACGGagaactttcaaaatttggcCGTATTCCAGACATTGGTTCTTTAGAGGTTGCAACTCCCATTATTATCCCAAGAGAAGATGGTCTTAGGCATCGTAAGGGAAGCCATGGCGATGTTGTTTTCTTGACCAACCGAGGAGAG GTAACGTCGTATTCACCTGGATTGCACGGTCATGGTGCCGATTGGCAGTGGCAGATCTTAACAGGTGCTTCTTGGTCTAATCTTCCATCTCCATCAGGAATGATGGAAGCTGGTACAGTGATTCCCACACTCAAGACGATCTACTTGCGAGCGCATGACGATCGAGCAATGGTCCTTGCTGCAGGAGAACAAGAAGCCATAGTCATATCTCCTGGGGGAAGCATACAGGCATCAATCGATCTTCCTGCCTCTCCTACCCATGCCCTCATCTGCGAGGACTTCTCAAACGATGGTCttacagatattatccttgtGACCTCTACTGGGGTGTATGGCTTTGTCCAGACCAGGCAACCAGGGGCCCTCTTTTTCAGTACGCTGGTGGGCTGCCTCATCCTTGTAATGGGGGTCATTTTTGTTATCCAACACTTGAATTCGATTAAGGGAAAGCCTCGGCCTTCAACCAATTGGTAA
- the LOC111781892 gene encoding protein SHI RELATED SEQUENCE 1-like, with the protein MSMSGFFTLGSTDQEHQQPDTNRPNQTLPPDTLFWYKPGSVELWQPQQHQQHQQHQQQSLFQTRSHNNNNNNNLYSDESSSRSGNLMMISSGSGGGGISCQDCGNQAKKDCTHMRCRSCCNTRGFPCQTHVKSTWVPAAKRRQRQQKLAALQTHPKRHTDYNIPTTNTSGLEIGNFPAELNSPAVFRCVRLSSTDDTDDQYAYQTAVNIGGHVFKGILYDQGPENNYVPGETSSGGGGGLQPLNFIAGAADANAASSAALPLLDPSSLYSAPLNSFMAGTQFFLPPRS; encoded by the exons ATGTCAATGTCTGGTTTCTTCACTCTAGGCTCCACCGACCAAGAACACCAACAACCCGACACGAATCGCCCAAACCAAACACTCCCCCCGGACACCTTGTTTTGGTACAAGCCCGGAAGCGTCGAGCTATGGCAGCCCCAACAGCACCAACAGCACCAACAGCACCAACAACAATCGCTATTTCAAACGCGGTctcacaacaacaacaacaacaataatctGTACTCGGATGAATCCTCGTCCAGATCCGGTAATTTAATGATGATTAGCTCCGGATCAGGCGGAGGGGGAATCAGCTGCCAAGACTGCGGCAACCAAGCCAAAAAAGACTGTACCCATATGCGATGCAGGAGTTGCTGCAACACCCGAGGCTTCCCTTGCCAGACCCATGTCAAAAGCACTTGGGTCCCTGCCGCCAAGCGCCGTCAGCGCCAACAAAAACTCGCCGCCTTACAAACCCATCCCAAACGCCACACAGATTATAACATCCCCACCACCAACACTTCTG ggtTAGAAATTGGGAATTTCCCGGCGGAATTGAACTCCCCGGCTGTGTTCCGTTGCGTTCGTCTCAGCTCCACCGACGACACCGACGATCAATACGCATATCAAACGGCGGTGAACATCGGAGGACATGTTTTCAAGGGAATTCTATACGATCAAGGACCcgaaaataattatgttcCTGGTGAGACCTCGtccggcggcggtggtgggtTGCAACCACTGAATTTCATCGCCGGTGCCGCCGATGCCAACGCTGCTTCCTCCGCCGCATTACCCTTACTCGATCCCTCTTCGTTATACTCAGCGCCGCTCAATAGCTTCATGGCGGGTACGCAATTCTTCCTACCACCAagatcctaa
- the LOC111781683 gene encoding probable methyltransferase PMT27 has translation MALGRPRSSKRSSSSSYASTVTTLIFLALCVLGIWMLTSTSVVPPQTTTRTSSDTSTATTTMDNLQLPRSEDKEASAVFEDNPGDLPLDAIKSDDSNDSNDSNVIDDRSKDNASDGQESRDQDGGGGNEAQLSEESAMTQNQQVVESQKVEEKVDLGGSQEQNANSSDQSNESTETVESDNNKSNEASLEINPQEQPQEQLPEEPENNGSQQEIPQAITNEEQQQQQQATDIPENSGDSQTDQQQATDIPENSGDSQTDQQQATDIPENSGDSQNDQQQAADIPENSGDSQTDQQQAADIPENSGDSQTDQQQAADIPENGGNSENDQQKPETEAEKVPQESEIQNQDDGKTEQQQQQQDSSNTSNNSEETASEQNQPREEHRRNKMPTENQESQKTEFRESQETPKDSKTTENKVEETTTAGSLDTSAIPKESKESKKSWSTQAAQSENEKDRRREESTSNGSLYGYTWQLCNVTAGTDYIPCLDNEKALKQLRTTKHFEHRERHCPEEGPTCLVALPENYKRCIKWPKSRDKIWYHNVPHTKLAEVKGHQNWVKVTGEFLTFPGGGTQFIHGALHYIDFIQQAVPDIAWGKRTRVVLDVGCGVASFGGYLFEKDVLTMSFAPKDEHEAQVQFALERGIPAISAVMGSQRLPFPSMVFDIIHCARCRVPWHAEGGMLLLELNRVLRPGGFFVWSATPVYQSLEEDVEIWKEMSDLTKSMCWELVTIQKDKLNSIGAAIYRKPASNECYDQRKHKRPPMCKNDDDPNAAWYVPLQACMHRVPVDNAMRGSNWPQQWPKRLQAPPYWLNSSQMGIYGKPAPQDFTTDYEHWKRVVNKTYMSGLGINLSNIRNVMDMRSVYGGFAAALRDLKVWVINVVNIDSPDTLPVIYERGLFGIYHDWCESFSTYPRTYDLLHADHLFSKLKKRCKLQPVLAEVDRIVRPGGKLIIRDESSTIGEVENLLKSLRWEVHLTFSKNQEGLLSAQKGDWRPDTYAESS, from the exons ATGGCGCTTGGAAGGCCCCGCAGTAGCAAGAgatcctcctcttcttcctaTGCTTCCACTGTTACAACCCTCATCTTCTTAGCCTTATGTGTTCTCGGAATATGGATGCTCACCTCCACCTCTGTTGTACCTCCGCAGACCACCACTCGGACTTCTTCCGATACCTCCACCGCTACTACCACCATGGACAATCTCCAACTCCCCAGATCAGAGGATAAGGAGGCGTCTGCGGTGTTTGAGGATAATCCTGGTGACCTCCCTCTTGATGCTATTAAATCCGATGATAGTAATGATAGTAATGATAGTAATGTTATCGATGACCGATCAAAGGACAATGCCAGTGACGGGCAGGAATCTAGAGACCAAGACGGGGGTGGCGGAAATGAGGCTCAATTGTCGGAGGAGAGTGCAATGACTCAAAACCAACAAGTGGTTGAGAGCCAAAAAGTAGAGGAGAAGGTAGACTTGGGAGGGAGCCAAGAACAAAACGCTAATTCATCTGATCAAAGCAATGAATCCACGGAGACTGTGGAAtctgataataataaatcgaATGAAGCATCGCTCGAGATTAATCCTCAAGAACAACCACAAGAACAGCTACCGGAAGAGCCTGAAAACAATGGTAGTCAACAAGAAATTCCACAAGCAATTACAAATGaagagcagcagcagcagcagcaagcAACCGACATCCCAGAAAACAGCGGAGACTCTCAAACCGATCAACAGCAAGCAACCGACATCCCAGAAAATAGCGGAGACTCTCAAACCGATCAACAGCAAGCAACCGACATCCCAGAAAACAGCGGAGACTCTCAAAACGATCAACAGCAAGCAGCCGACATCCCAGAAAACAGCGGAGACTCTCAAACCGATCAACAGCAAGCAGCCGACATCCCAGAAAACAGCGGAGACTCTCAAACCGATCAACAGCAAGCAGCCGACATCCCAGAAAACGGCGGAAACTCTGAAAACGATCAACAGAAACCTGAAACTGAAGCTGAAAAAGTCCCACAAGAATCTGAAATCCAAAACCAGGATGATGGCAAGACCgaacaacagcaacaacaacaggACAGTTCAAACACGAGCAACAACAGTGAAGAAACTGCGTCGGAGCAAAATCAGCCACGAGAGGAACACCGACGCAACAAAATGCCAACTGAGAATCAAGAATCACAGAAAACTGAATTCAGGGAGAGCCAAGAAACACCAAAGGACTCAAAAACAACAGAAAACAAAGTGGAAGAGACAACCACGGCAGGGTCACTTGATACCTCGGCAATACCCAAAGAGTCGAAGGAGTCTAAAAAGTCGTGGTCGACACAAGCCGCGCAATCGGAGAACGAGAAAGATCGCCGGCGGGAAGAATCCACTAGCAACGGCAGCCTCTACGGGTACACTTGGCAGCTCTGCAACGTCACGGCGGGCACCGATTACATCCCCTGTTTAGACAACGAGAAAGCACTGAAGCAGCTGCGTACAACAAAGCACTTCGAGCACCGGGAGAGGCACTGCCCCGAGGAGGGACCCACCTGCCTTGTCGCACTGCCAGAGAATTACAAAAGATGCATCAAATGGCCCAAAAGCAGGGACAAG ATTTGGTACCACAATGTGCCGCATACAAAGCTAGCCGAAGTGAAAGGCCACCAAAACTGGGTCAAGGTCACGGGCGAGTTCTTGACTTTTCCCGGCGGTGGCACCCAGTTCATCCACGGCGCTCTCCACTACATAGATTTTATTCAAcag GCTGTACCGGATATTGCATGGGGGAAGAGGACAAGAGTGGTATTGGACGTGGGCTGTGGAGTTGCCAGCTTCGGCGGCTATCTGTTCGAAAAGGATGTTCTTACAATGTCGTTTGCTCCAAAAGACGAGCATGAAGCTCAGGTGCAATTCGCACTTGAGCGGGGAATTCCGGCCATTTCTgctgtcatgggctcacaacGTCTGCCATTTCCAAGCATGGTTTTTGACATTATTCACTGTGCTCGATGTAGAGTGCCTTGGCATGCAGAAG GAGGGATGCTTCTCTTAGAATTGAACCGAGTGCTGAGGCCAGGTGGATTTTTTGTTTGGTCTGCAACTCCCGTGTATCAGAGCCTGGAAGAAGACGTCGAGATTTGGAAGG AAATGTCTGATTTGACGAAGTCCATGTGTTGGGAGCTAGTGACGATTCAGAAAGACAAGCTGAATTCCATTGGGGCCGCCATTTACAGGAAACCAGCCTCAAATGAATGCTACGATCAAAGAAAACACAAGCGTCCTCCCATGTGCAAAAACGACGATGATCCGAACGCAGCTTG GTACGTGCCATTGCAAGCGTGCATGCACCGTGTACCAGTTGACAATGCAATGAGGGGCAGTAACTGGCCACAACAATGGCCGAAGCGGTTGCAAGCACCTCCTTACTGGCTAAACAGCTCACAAATGGGGATTTATGGAAAACCAGCTCCGCAAGATTTCACAACTGATTATGAACATTGGAAAAGAGTTGTGAATAAAACTTACATGAGTGGATTAGGCATAAATCTGTCCAACATCAGAAATGTGATGGATATGAGATCTGTTTATGGCGG GTTTGCAGCAGCGTTGAGAGACCTTAAAGTCTGGGTAATAAATGTGGTGAATATTGACTCTCCTGATACACTTCCGGTGATCTACGAGCGCGGTCTCTTTGGGATTTACCATGATTGGTGTGAGTCGTTCAGCACATATCCAAGAACATATGATCTACTACACGCTGATCATCTTTTCTCAAAGTTGAAAAAGAG GTGCAAACTGCAACCTGTCTTGGCAGAGGTGGATCGAATAGTAAGGCCTGGAGGCAAATTGATTATCCGAGATGAATCCAGCACGATTGGAGAAGTGGAGAACCTGTTGAAGTCTCTCCGTTGGGAAGTTCACTTGACCTTCTCCAAAAATCAGGAAGGGCTTCTGAGTGCTCAGAAAGGCGATTGGAGACCAGATACTTATGCAGAGTCTTCCTGA
- the LOC111781620 gene encoding glutaredoxin-C3: MMRGFQLTLALVVITLSALRPRDGLTGADASTSTSAFVQNVIFSNRIAMFSKSYCPYCMGAKRIFSELHEKPFVVELDLRDDGPQIQSVLLDLTGRRTVPQIFVNGKHIGGADDLKAAVASGQLQKLLASS; encoded by the exons ATGATGCGCGGATTTCAGTTGACTCTGGCTCTGGTGGTGATCACCCTCTCCGCCCTTCGGCCAAGAGATGGCCTTACCGGAGCCGACGCTTCGACTTCCACTTCCGCCTTCGTTCAGAATGTCATCTTCTCTAACAGGATTGCCATGTTCTCCAAATCCTACTGCCC ATATTGCATGGGTGCCAAACGCATCTTCAGTGAACTTCACGAAAAACCCTTTGTTGTGGAGCTTGATCTTCGAG ATGATGGACCTCAAATTCAGAGTGTCCTACTAGACCTGACAGGCAGGCGCACTGTTCCTCAAATTTTTGTGAATGGCAAGCACATTGGTGGCGCTGATG ATCTTAAAGCCGCAGTTGCTAGTGGTCAGTTGCAGAAACTTCTTGCATCAAGTTGA
- the LOC111781791 gene encoding uncharacterized protein LOC111781791, whose translation MKLIHHNFIPSSIFSSSLSNRNSNRLRQFEAENVRPHVPLAMRRVPAKIIPNFQSSSVYPKSIMASDGAREIQSVDLQRTGVEEKEKKATEKKAVKLPPPPEKPLPGDCCGSGCVRCVWDVYYEELEDYNKLCEKGSASNS comes from the coding sequence ATGAAATTGATCCACCACAATTTCATTCCGTCTTCCATTTTCTCCTCATCTTTATCGAATCGTAATTCAAATCGTCTGCGCCAATTCGAGGCAGAGAATGTGCGGCCACATGTCCCCTTGGCCATGAGACGAGTCCCTGCGAAAATAATCCCCAATTTCCAATCGTCAAGCGTTTACCCTAAATCGATCATGGCTAGCGACGGAGCCAGAGAAATCCAATCCGTTGATTTGCAGAGGACAGGCgtggaggagaaagaaaagaaagcgaCAGAGAAGAAGGCCGTGAAAttgccgccgccgccggagAAGCCGTTGCCGGGGGATTGTTGTGGGAGTGGATGCGTCCGATGTGTGTGGGACGTGTATTACGAAGAGCTTGAAGATTACAATAAGCTTTGCGAGAAAGGTTCGGCGTCCAATTCTTGA